A part of Deinococcus detaillensis genomic DNA contains:
- a CDS encoding HD domain-containing protein, protein MFPTPAQAEQLLREAEALNPGGWAAHSRFVAQAARAIAGHHPDLDPVRAYVLGLLHDIGRRTGPNQDRHILDGHDFLLSLGSPDAARIALTHSFPVADLATLQGEWDGTAQEWARLSELLTAAQITEEDRLLQLCDALALADGFCTVQERLVDVTLRYGFNAATPHKWRAMLKLKADFDVKCERNVYSLLPGLVERLTQ, encoded by the coding sequence ATGTTTCCCACCCCAGCCCAAGCCGAGCAGCTTCTTCGAGAGGCCGAAGCGCTCAATCCCGGCGGCTGGGCGGCGCACTCGCGCTTTGTGGCACAGGCCGCCCGCGCCATAGCCGGGCATCATCCTGACCTCGATCCTGTGCGGGCTTACGTGCTGGGACTGCTCCACGATATTGGACGGCGGACTGGCCCCAACCAAGACCGACATATTTTGGATGGCCATGACTTTTTGCTCTCGCTCGGCTCCCCCGACGCCGCCCGCATCGCCCTGACCCACAGCTTTCCAGTGGCTGATCTGGCGACCTTACAGGGCGAGTGGGACGGCACCGCTCAGGAGTGGGCGCGGCTGAGTGAGCTGCTGACCGCCGCCCAGATCACCGAAGAAGACCGCTTGCTACAACTTTGCGACGCGCTGGCCCTGGCGGATGGATTTTGCACCGTGCAGGAGCGTTTGGTGGACGTGACCCTGCGCTACGGATTTAACGCGGCGACGCCGCACAAATGGCGGGCCATGCTCAAACTCAAAGCCGACTTTGACGTCAAATGTGAAAGAAATGTGTACAGCTTGCTGCCAGGATTGGTTGAGCGCCTGACGCAATGA
- a CDS encoding LacI family DNA-binding transcriptional regulator → MHKPTIQDVARLAGVGVGTVSRVLNNHAAVRDSTRQTVLSAIHQLDYVPNPHARRIAGGKSYTISILLPVVTTEFYVRLLDGLEAAFQEARYDVAIFPLLDRARLERYLGSHTLAYQADGLVMATYNLTQMFTDNRLRDQQPVVLVDAYAEGVDCARMDNHLGGVLAGEFVAQQAGHLYAIWVETELDQIFTSRVFEERSAGFHESLTAAGRSTTAELTSSFDPHAARTVAARFLDGAEFPATVFASADLLAGAVLDEAHARGLKVGTQLKVLGFDDQPWAAARGLSTLHQPVEAMAYEAATLLLSRLSGHRGPPRVRTFEPKLVLRSSTGEAK, encoded by the coding sequence ATGCACAAACCAACCATTCAAGACGTGGCGCGTCTGGCGGGCGTCGGCGTCGGCACGGTGTCGCGGGTTCTGAACAACCACGCCGCCGTGCGCGATTCCACCCGCCAAACGGTGCTCAGCGCCATTCACCAACTCGATTACGTTCCCAATCCCCACGCCCGCCGGATCGCGGGCGGCAAGTCGTACACCATCAGTATTTTGCTGCCGGTCGTGACCACCGAGTTTTATGTCCGGCTGCTCGACGGCCTCGAAGCCGCTTTTCAAGAAGCCCGTTACGACGTGGCGATCTTTCCGCTGCTCGACCGCGCCCGCTTGGAGCGCTATTTGGGCAGCCACACTTTGGCCTACCAAGCCGACGGGCTGGTGATGGCCACCTACAACCTGACCCAGATGTTTACCGACAACCGCTTGCGCGATCAGCAGCCGGTGGTGTTGGTGGACGCTTACGCCGAAGGCGTGGACTGCGCCCGGATGGACAACCACCTCGGCGGCGTGCTGGCCGGAGAGTTTGTCGCCCAACAAGCGGGCCACCTCTACGCTATTTGGGTCGAAACCGAGCTGGATCAGATTTTTACCTCGCGGGTGTTCGAGGAGCGCAGCGCCGGATTTCACGAGTCTCTGACGGCGGCTGGGCGCTCCACCACCGCCGAACTTACCAGCTCATTCGATCCGCACGCTGCCCGCACGGTGGCCGCCCGCTTCCTCGACGGGGCCGAATTTCCCGCCACCGTTTTCGCGTCCGCCGACTTGCTGGCTGGAGCGGTGCTCGACGAAGCACACGCACGCGGCCTCAAGGTGGGCACGCAGCTCAAAGTGCTGGGCTTTGACGATCAGCCATGGGCGGCGGCGCGTGGCCTGAGCACACTGCACCAGCCGGTGGAAGCCATGGCTTACGAAGCGGCCACCTTGCTGCTCTCGCGTTTGAGTGGGCACCGGGGGCCACCGCGCGTCCGCACCTTCGAGCCGAAATTGGTGTTGCGCTCCAGCACTGGCGAGGCAAAATGA
- a CDS encoding GNAT family N-acetyltransferase, with amino-acid sequence MIRDASASDLPEIYAVINDAASAYKGIIPADRWVEPYMSESELTGQIADGVRFRCWVEGDGVDAGRVTGVMGIQDKGEVNLIRHAYVRSAQRGQGIGGQLLADLTSQTSKPILIGTWQAATWAIRFYQRHGFALVSESRKNALLRTFWNIPDRQVETSVVLASQDFEPEQAG; translated from the coding sequence ATGATTAGGGACGCCTCAGCCAGTGACCTGCCCGAAATCTACGCGGTCATCAACGACGCCGCCAGCGCATACAAGGGCATCATTCCGGCAGACCGCTGGGTTGAACCTTATATGAGCGAGTCGGAATTAACCGGGCAAATCGCGGACGGTGTGCGCTTCCGCTGCTGGGTTGAGGGTGACGGAGTGGACGCGGGGCGGGTGACCGGCGTGATGGGAATCCAAGACAAGGGGGAGGTCAATCTGATTCGCCACGCCTACGTCCGCAGCGCCCAGCGGGGTCAGGGCATCGGCGGCCAGCTTCTCGCAGATTTGACATCCCAAACGTCCAAGCCCATCTTGATCGGAACTTGGCAAGCGGCGACGTGGGCCATCCGGTTTTACCAAAGGCACGGCTTCGCCTTGGTTTCGGAGAGCCGAAAGAATGCCTTGCTGCGAACCTTCTGGAACATTCCAGACCGGCAAGTGGAAACGTCGGTGGTGCTGGCCAGTCAGGACTTTGAGCCGGAGCAGGCGGGTTAA
- a CDS encoding SCO family protein, producing the protein MTEVEHTPTQPSRDGHASGSSSHSRPWYVSLLFALAAVALLLGGAWVYARLQSPFPFFGTAYTPPLSAPSLSGTDQSGNAYTFAPNGKTTALFFGFTHCPNICPLSLTYLNQLRETLPAAERQNFQIVFVSVDPQRDTPPLIKSYLSFFGNAVGVHIPEPQLAKVALSYGAAYTKADIKGPDDYQVNHTTATYLIDKQGKIRLLWDYTQLPQLKRLEADVNEVMR; encoded by the coding sequence ATGACCGAAGTTGAGCACACGCCCACCCAACCCAGCCGCGATGGCCACGCCAGTGGGAGCAGTAGCCACAGCCGTCCTTGGTATGTCTCGCTGCTGTTTGCGCTGGCAGCCGTTGCCCTGCTGCTCGGCGGCGCGTGGGTGTACGCCCGCTTGCAAAGCCCTTTTCCCTTTTTCGGCACCGCCTACACGCCGCCGCTGAGCGCTCCGAGTTTGTCCGGCACCGATCAAAGCGGCAACGCCTACACCTTTGCGCCGAACGGCAAAACCACCGCGCTGTTTTTCGGCTTCACCCATTGCCCCAACATCTGCCCGCTGAGCCTGACCTATTTGAATCAGCTGCGTGAGACATTACCCGCCGCCGAGCGCCAGAACTTTCAAATCGTGTTCGTCAGCGTCGATCCGCAGCGCGACACGCCGCCGCTCATCAAAAGCTATCTCAGCTTTTTCGGCAATGCGGTGGGCGTGCATATTCCCGAACCCCAACTGGCGAAGGTGGCGCTGAGCTACGGCGCGGCCTATACCAAAGCCGACATCAAAGGGCCGGACGATTATCAAGTCAACCACACCACCGCCACTTACCTGATCGACAAGCAGGGCAAAATCCGCTTGCTGTGGGACTACACCCAGTTGCCGCAGCTCAAGCGCTTAGAGGCCGACGTCAATGAGGTGATGCGGTGA
- a CDS encoding cytochrome c oxidase assembly protein encodes MSLAAAPSGLDANNLSPSLSELLALRFDAWVWLPLILVGAWYFVAFARSRKTSPNAWPIWRAVLFGLALICTVIVTQSQAITLTLNSMALYMGRLMVLAELVPPLAVLGMPRHLKISRESALGRVLSVILDPWVVLALWVAILIFWNIPAGFNASIVTNTAGALLPGLYLLGGLLVWSVILRPLPSIQGRSLGNRGWFGLLSGLPMMAVAAVWLYSPKVLYTPYVSALCLWNLTPLQNQSISGWIMMLAGLPGMAVALVQLMGWLIELADSGTQTPPPPTA; translated from the coding sequence GTGAGCTTGGCTGCTGCTCCCAGCGGCCTTGACGCCAATAATCTCAGTCCCAGCCTCAGTGAGTTGCTGGCCCTGCGCTTCGACGCTTGGGTCTGGCTGCCACTGATTTTGGTGGGCGCGTGGTACTTCGTGGCCTTTGCCCGCAGCCGCAAAACAAGTCCTAACGCTTGGCCGATCTGGCGGGCAGTGCTGTTCGGGCTGGCGCTGATCTGCACCGTGATCGTGACCCAGAGTCAGGCGATCACACTGACCCTCAACAGCATGGCGCTCTACATGGGCCGCCTGATGGTGCTGGCCGAACTGGTGCCGCCACTGGCCGTGCTGGGGATGCCGCGCCATCTCAAGATTTCGCGTGAGTCCGCGCTGGGCCGCGTCCTCAGCGTCATCCTCGATCCGTGGGTGGTGCTGGCGCTGTGGGTGGCTATCCTTATTTTCTGGAATATTCCAGCTGGATTTAACGCCAGCATCGTCACCAACACGGCCGGCGCACTCCTGCCAGGCTTGTACCTGCTGGGCGGCCTGCTGGTCTGGTCAGTGATTTTGCGGCCCCTGCCGAGCATTCAGGGGCGCAGTTTGGGCAACCGGGGCTGGTTCGGGCTGCTCAGCGGGCTGCCGATGATGGCGGTAGCGGCGGTGTGGCTGTATAGCCCCAAAGTGCTGTACACGCCTTACGTGAGTGCGCTGTGCTTGTGGAACCTGACTCCGCTGCAAAACCAGAGCATCAGCGGCTGGATCATGATGCTGGCGGGCCTGCCGGGCATGGCGGTGGCCTTGGTGCAACTGATGGGCTGGCTGATCGAACTCGCCGACAGCGGCACGCAAACGCCGCCTCCGCCCACCGCCTAA